From the Corticium candelabrum chromosome 2, ooCorCand1.1, whole genome shotgun sequence genome, one window contains:
- the LOC134176271 gene encoding uncharacterized protein LOC134176271, whose product MINQVFASFPDIAFHVFKMYSGFGDLIVSKGSSTVKISSQEGVHQGDPLGPVLFSIAIHPLLLKLQSNQAGIMVLAYLDDIFLLGPPNEAMVAFENLRSDFSSIGLEISSSKCEVFSSSSGIKLLGDQISSIPTTSTGTTILGVPIGCPSFIQSHCSSFADSGNLLCDQLVELEDPQSAMLLLRHCHVPRMTHLASWANALSTLPIRFPAMENQINEIIFGDGADGSIRSELLRAIPPGKIFTDLLEDTKRLQQKLTRQHMTFATAHMVENTASPRDAARLRSLGGKGAGSWLNTIPESAKFALSPYEFRLACLLRLGLSLPAVRWIEQCDCGTALDEMGYHLLTCKKGGGPVWSHDSIVSEWDDCLRQLQIHHKKEPRDRYNDSNNRPDIAVFDVGSGANVELDVALSHPWASDIVSQAAEKDGAAAARREDRKTKKYSELKLAGMSSMRFVPLVMEHFGRWGEEATNYLQELSRRSCDDAV is encoded by the exons ATGATCAACCAAGTATTTGCATCTTTTCCGGACATAGCATTTCATGTGTTTAAGATGTATTCAGGTTTTGGTGATCTGATTGTGTCAAAAGGCTCCTCTACTGTAAAAATATCGTCACAGGAAGGAGTTCATCAAGGAGATCCTTTGGGACCTGTGTTATTTTCCATTGCAATACATCCTCTTCTATTGAAGTTACAGTCTAATCAAGCAGGGATCATGGTATTGGCTTACCTGGATGATATATTTCTTCTTGGTCCACCAAATGAAGCAATGGTGGCCTTTGAGAATCTGAGGTCTGATTTCTCCAGTATTGGTTTAGAAATATCAAGCAGCAAGTGTGAGGTCTTTTCGTCATCCTCAGGCATCAAACTTCTCGGAGATCAAATTTCATCTATTCCGACTACATCCACGGGAACTACAATCCTTGGGGTTCCTATTGGCTGCCCATCATTTATTCAGTCCCACTGTTCATCATTTGCTGACTCTGGAAACCTTTTGTGTGACCAACTGGTCGAGCTTGAGGATCCACAGAGTGCGATGCTTTTACTCAGGCATTGCCATGTTCCTAGAATGACACACTTGGCAAG CTGGGCTAATGCACTGTCGACATTACCGATTCGATTCCCAGCTATGGAGAATCAAATTAATGAAATCATTTTTGGAGATGGTGCAGATGGTTCTATTAGATCCGAGTTACTTCGAGCAATTCCTCCTGGCAAGATTTTTACTGACTTGCTAGAGGACACTAAGagactacaacaaaaattaactCGTCAACACATGACTTTTGCTACTGCCCACATGGTAGAAAACACTGCTTCGCCCAGAGATGCGGCTCGCCTTCGCTCTCTAGGTGGAAAAGGTGCTGGCTCCTGGCTTAACACGATTCCAGAATCAGCAAAATTCGCACTCTCACCTTACGAATTCCGTTTGGCGTGTTTGCTGAGATTGGGTCTATCTTTGCCGGCTGTCAGATGGATTGAGCAGTGTGATTGTGGAACTGCATTAGACGAAATGGGATACCACTTGCTGACTTGTAAGAAGGGTGGTGGGCCTGTTTGGTCACACGATTCGATAGTAAGTGAATGGGATGACTGTTTGCGGCAGCTGCAGATTCACCACAAAAAGGAACCGAGGGACAGATACAATGATAGCaacaacagaccggacatcgctgtctttgatgttggctCTGGTGCCAATGTGGAACTAGATGTAGCCCTTTCACATCCATGGGCATCGGACATTGTGAGTCAGGCTGCTGAGAAAGACggggcagcagcagcaagaagagaggacaggaagacaaaaaaATACAGTGAGCTAAAGCTCGCTGGAATGTCTTCAATGAGATTTGTTCCCCTCgtcatggaacactttggtcgcTGGGGTGAAGAAGCCACAAACTATCTACAGGAACTATCTCGCCGATCATGTGATGATGCTG tataa